The genome window TTACACAGACAAACCACTTCGTGCAAAGCTCTCCGCGCAGGGCATCGTGCATGTGCGCCGTGGTGAATTCGACTGGCGCAACATCGCCGAGCAGTTCCACGCCATCCTGGCTCCCGTCGTTGGCAAAAAATCCGCGAAACGAACGCAGCACGCATGAGAATCGCCTTCGTCGGCGCGTCCGGCTACGGCAACGTCGGCGACGACACCTATCCACTCGTCTTCGCGCAGCAATTGCCGGAGCACGAGTTGGTGATCTACAATTCCGACCTGCCTGCCGCCCTGCCGGACGATCTCGCACTGCTCGTGCTCGGCGGCGGCGGCATTCTTTACAACAACCCGAAGGAGGGACCGGCAGACGCGGAATCACCGCACTTCCGCGCCATGAAGTTCTACATGGATGCCGCCATCGCGCGCGGCATCCCATGGGGCATCCTATCGTGCGGCTTTCAATTTCAAATCAACCGCGAGGCCGAGTATGCCACCGCTCTCAGGCCGTGGGTGCCTTACTTGAAACAGGCGGCCTTCATCACGCTGCGCTCGCCAAACTGCGTGCGCATCGCGCAGGAGATCAGCAGGCGTGATGATGCGCAGTTCTTCCCGGATGCGGCCTATTTGTATCAACCGACGGTTGATCCGTCCGAAGTGGCTTCGCAGGTCGTCACACTCGTTCCCGCAGGTCTCGTCAATGCGCGGAACACACTCATCAATCACTACATGCGCCAGTTTGCCGCCAGCAGCACGCCGACTCGCTGGCTGGGCATGGGCGCACCGGTGGATGATGACAAACTGCTGGCTGAGGTAGCAGAACGTTTTCCACAATCGCAGATTGTCGCCCGGCCCGGTCCGCAGGCGGCGTTTGAAACCATCGCACGGTCGCGCTTCGTCCTCACCGGCCGTTATCACGGCATGATCTTTGCCCGCGTCAGCCGTGTGCCCTTCATCACGCCGGTCGATTCGCCCTACAAGATCCGCATGGAGGATTTGAACGCGGACATCAGCACTGCCGCCGGCCATTTCGAGGTGCTGCGGCGTTTTCTCCCCCGCTGAATCACCAGCGCCGCAGAAACGCCTCCAGCACCGCGGCATCCACCTGCGGGTACTCGCAGCCCAGCGTGTTGTCGCGCCCCATGCCAAAGGCGTACGCGGTGTTCTTTTGCACGTCCACGTAGTTCTCCGGGTAAAACACCGCCACCGGCTTGTTTTCAAACCATGCCGCCTGCTGCAGGCTGCTCCAGCTTCCCACATAGGCGCGGCAGGTTTTGATGAGGTTCAGCGTCGCGGGTACCGTCAGACTGTCGAGCACGGTGATGTTCCCACCTTCCAAGGTGCGGGCGTCTTCCACGGCATGAATGGTTTTTCCCTTCGCACCGGGACGAAAATAACTGCGTGTCATCACAAACACCTGGCACGGCAGCTTGCGCAGCACTTGCGCTGTTTTTTCGATCAGCGCCGGCGGCAGCGAGCGGTAGGACGCGTTTCCCGCGAAGGGTTGGAACACGATGTGTCCCTGCGAATCGACCTCGTCCGGCGCGTCGAACACCGGGATGTGCCCGTCCGCGCTGCCACGGATCAATTTCGCATGATCCACACCGGCAAAACCGCAAAGCGCGCGGTTGATGTCCACCCCGTGCAACCCGGCGTTGAAGAACTCCTCAAACTTGTGCGCCAGATCGTAGAGGATGAAGTTCTTCGCGTTGCGATGATGCCGGAAGATCTCGATCGTGAAGGGATTATGCGAGGCCATGATGATTGGAACCGGCTGCGTGGCCTCGCTGAGCACACGGTAGGCGGCGTTCAGGTAGCAGGAACGAATCACGTCCCCCAAACCGGCGGCAAAAAGGGCGGCTGACATACGTGAAGCAAACCGAGCGGTGGTGGCGTTGACAAGCCGCTTCTCAGCCCGAACTGAAGGATTGCGTGGCATGAGGTCGTTTGCATGGCCTCATGAACCGCCGCCAATTCATTCAAACATCCAGCGCTGCCTCAGTGCTGGGATTCCCCGCCATTCTTCGCTCTGCTTCGCCGAATTCGATGCTGCAGGTCGCCAGCATCGGCGTGGCTCGCATGGGCGGGAACACGATGCGCAGCGTGGCCTCGCACGCAAAGGTGAAGATCGTCGCCTTGTGTGATGTGGATGCGCGCCACATCGCGCAGGCGGCCAAAGACTTTCCCGAAGCCTCGCAGCACAAGGATTGGCGCGAATTGTTGTCGAAACACGCGGACAAATTCGACGCGGTGACGGTCGGAACGCCGGATCACATGCACGCGTCCATTGCAACAATTGCTCTGAGAGCCAAGAAGCATGTCTATTTGCAGAAGCCGATGGCTCCCACGCCGCATGAGTGCCGCGTTCTGGCGCAGGAGGCCGTCAAAGCCGGGGTGGTGACGCAGCTCGGCAATCAGGGCCGCTCCAGCATTGAAAGCCGCATGATGGTGGAACTGCTGCGCACCAAGGCCATCGGCAAAATTAAAGAGGTGATCATGTGGGAGAACAAAAAGCTCAACTGGTGGCCGAAGAACATGGAATTGCGTCCGCAGGGCGATGCGATCCCGGAGGGACTCGACTGGGACCATTGGCTCGGCGTGCGCTCGCCACGTCCGTATCTCAATGACACCTATCATCCGCAGACGTGGCGTGCGTGGTTTGACTTCGGTTGTGGCGAACTCGGCGACATGGGCTGTCATCATTTCGATGCCACGTTCGATGGCTTGAAGCTCGGTGCTCCGAAACGCGTGCGTCAGACGACTGAAGGCAGCAGCGGGGCGTTGTGGGCCGACAAACGCCGTGTCGAGTTCGAGTTCGCGGGCAATGAACTCATCGCCGGTGACACACTGAAACTCACCTGGCTCGATGGCGGCATTGATCCTGACATGAGCGTGGTGAAGATGCCGTCAGTGCTCTCCAAATTTCCTGCCAGCGGCGGTTTCTGGATCGGCGAGCATGGTGCGATCTTCAAACCCTACGGCGTGCGTCCGTTTGTGCTGCCGGAGGCTGATTTCCCGGCGGAAAAGTATCCGCGTGGCATCAAACCGCAGGATCATTATCACGACTGGGTCAATGCGATCCTCGCGGGCAAAAAAAGCTGTGGCGATTTCAGCCACGGCGGTCCGCTGACCGAAACCGTCGTCGTCGGCACCATCGCCGATCGTTTTCCGAGCCAGTGGCTCGAATGGGATCGCGCTGGTTTGAAATTCTCCAACCTCGAAGCGGCGAACGCGCTGGTGAAACGCGAGTATCGCGACGGCTGGAAGATCGAAGGGCTGGGTTAAGGCATGAAAAATCCCTGCGAGGACGGAACACCACTTCCGCGCCCCGCAGGGACGTGATCCAACCTAACAAGGATCAAAAGGTCAAGCTGCCGCCGACGTAGAAGTTGCGGCCATAGGCGGGGTCGATGCCATCGGTGCGCACGCGGGCGTAGTAGCTTTCGTCGAAGACGTTGTTGAGGCCGGCCATGACGGTGAAGTGCTCGTTTACCTTCACTTCGGCGGTGAGATCCCAGGTCATGTAGGAGGGCACATCGAACAAGGCGG of Prosthecobacter sp. contains these proteins:
- a CDS encoding polysaccharide pyruvyl transferase family protein → MRIAFVGASGYGNVGDDTYPLVFAQQLPEHELVIYNSDLPAALPDDLALLVLGGGGILYNNPKEGPADAESPHFRAMKFYMDAAIARGIPWGILSCGFQFQINREAEYATALRPWVPYLKQAAFITLRSPNCVRIAQEISRRDDAQFFPDAAYLYQPTVDPSEVASQVVTLVPAGLVNARNTLINHYMRQFAASSTPTRWLGMGAPVDDDKLLAEVAERFPQSQIVARPGPQAAFETIARSRFVLTGRYHGMIFARVSRVPFITPVDSPYKIRMEDLNADISTAAGHFEVLRRFLPR
- a CDS encoding Gfo/Idh/MocA family oxidoreductase; protein product: MNRRQFIQTSSAASVLGFPAILRSASPNSMLQVASIGVARMGGNTMRSVASHAKVKIVALCDVDARHIAQAAKDFPEASQHKDWRELLSKHADKFDAVTVGTPDHMHASIATIALRAKKHVYLQKPMAPTPHECRVLAQEAVKAGVVTQLGNQGRSSIESRMMVELLRTKAIGKIKEVIMWENKKLNWWPKNMELRPQGDAIPEGLDWDHWLGVRSPRPYLNDTYHPQTWRAWFDFGCGELGDMGCHHFDATFDGLKLGAPKRVRQTTEGSSGALWADKRRVEFEFAGNELIAGDTLKLTWLDGGIDPDMSVVKMPSVLSKFPASGGFWIGEHGAIFKPYGVRPFVLPEADFPAEKYPRGIKPQDHYHDWVNAILAGKKSCGDFSHGGPLTETVVVGTIADRFPSQWLEWDRAGLKFSNLEAANALVKREYRDGWKIEGLG